In Mycobacterium sp. JS623, one genomic interval encodes:
- a CDS encoding ATP-binding protein → MRVSAGGPPSGVVTFLFTDIEGSTRRWEADAAAMRVALLAHDDVLHTAIEAHDGFLFSHTGDGVVAAFASPKAAVDAAIDAQRELELPVRMGIATGEAELRDGDYFGTVLNRAARVMAAGHGGQVLVADSTAVLLSGVELQNLGPRRLKDLPNPITIFQLNAPGLRTNFPALRTLDRNPGNLRPAATSFIGRGGEVANVQAALRAHRLVTLTGVGGVGKTRLALEAAAQLVGEFPDGVWVFELAAVTDPAAIPDAVAAVLSITQQPGMTVSESVAAALEGRVRLLVFDNCEHVLDATADLIGAILDRSTTVRILATSREGLSVANEQVWPVKSLDTVAAGHLFAERAYSVAPALSAEDEEAVTEICQRLDGIPLAIELAASRISSMTAVDVRDRLDQRFKLLVGTRRGVERHQTLRQAVQWSYDLLEDAEKALLARCSVFSGGFDVQSACAVAGFDDRDDFAVLDLLDALVRKSLLVTDRSTGRARYSMLETIRQFAEEQLASRGEADEARTAHASYFAGRQADILALWNSPRQRDAYTWFTNELANLRAAFRWAEEHRDLDSATPIAVYAALLGTFVENVEPITWVEELVEPARAVDHPGLTSLHLMATWCWSLGRVEEAIRYSEAGQKLLLSGRDAVPPGFESWLAGVFNVIGQAERTAAWSREMLATRPDPYALASSSLVAALMASGDHAEAVATAKRLVQTADAISNPWARTYAFLVYGMACCDSDPVSARDALRRGFVIAQESGNRYNESHIANVLGRLEAWYGDPLTAMGYLSLAIHNYHDSGSFTVMRVPLASLAALLHRIGRHEKCAIIAGYAFSPFAKNWVPELRTAITQLREALGDETYDTLAGKGKSMTASGIAAYAYDEIDHVRAELERSK, encoded by the coding sequence GTGCGGGTGTCCGCGGGGGGACCGCCTTCTGGCGTTGTCACGTTTCTGTTCACCGATATCGAGGGTTCGACGCGTCGGTGGGAGGCAGACGCGGCTGCGATGCGGGTGGCGCTGCTGGCGCATGACGACGTGTTGCACACCGCAATTGAGGCGCATGACGGTTTTCTGTTCAGCCACACCGGAGATGGCGTCGTAGCGGCGTTCGCGTCGCCCAAGGCGGCCGTTGACGCGGCGATCGATGCGCAGCGCGAGTTGGAGTTACCGGTGCGGATGGGCATCGCCACGGGGGAGGCCGAACTGCGAGATGGGGATTATTTCGGCACCGTGCTCAACCGCGCCGCGCGGGTGATGGCGGCCGGGCATGGCGGTCAAGTGCTGGTGGCGGACTCAACGGCAGTCCTGCTGAGCGGGGTGGAGCTACAGAACCTCGGCCCGCGACGCCTGAAGGATCTGCCGAATCCCATCACGATCTTCCAGCTGAACGCGCCGGGTCTGCGGACGAACTTCCCGGCGCTCCGCACCCTTGACAGAAATCCGGGCAACCTCCGGCCGGCAGCCACCAGCTTCATCGGCCGCGGAGGCGAGGTCGCCAATGTGCAGGCGGCGCTTCGGGCTCATCGTTTGGTCACCCTGACAGGTGTCGGAGGAGTGGGCAAGACCCGGCTCGCACTTGAGGCGGCGGCGCAACTCGTCGGTGAGTTTCCCGACGGGGTATGGGTTTTCGAGCTGGCGGCAGTGACAGATCCCGCAGCGATTCCCGACGCGGTAGCCGCAGTGTTGAGCATCACTCAACAGCCCGGCATGACCGTAAGCGAAAGCGTGGCCGCGGCTTTGGAGGGCCGGGTTCGGTTGTTGGTATTCGACAACTGTGAGCACGTGCTGGACGCGACGGCCGATCTCATCGGGGCGATCCTCGACCGCTCGACGACCGTACGCATTCTGGCCACCAGTCGCGAGGGTTTAAGTGTCGCTAACGAGCAAGTCTGGCCGGTGAAATCGCTGGATACAGTTGCGGCCGGCCACTTGTTCGCCGAACGTGCTTACAGTGTGGCGCCGGCCCTTTCGGCAGAAGACGAGGAAGCCGTCACGGAGATCTGCCAGCGCCTCGACGGCATCCCATTGGCAATCGAGTTGGCGGCTTCGCGCATTTCGTCGATGACCGCGGTCGACGTCCGCGATCGACTCGATCAACGTTTCAAGTTGCTGGTGGGTACTCGGCGGGGCGTTGAGCGACACCAGACGCTGCGTCAGGCTGTCCAGTGGTCCTACGACCTTTTGGAAGACGCGGAAAAGGCGCTGTTGGCGCGGTGTTCGGTCTTCTCTGGCGGATTCGATGTTCAAAGTGCTTGTGCAGTAGCAGGATTCGATGACCGCGACGACTTTGCCGTTCTTGATTTGCTCGATGCACTGGTACGCAAATCACTGCTTGTCACCGATCGGTCAACGGGCCGAGCCCGGTATTCAATGCTGGAGACCATCCGCCAGTTCGCCGAGGAACAACTCGCTAGTCGCGGCGAGGCCGATGAGGCGCGTACTGCACACGCCAGCTACTTTGCGGGGCGCCAAGCAGACATACTCGCGCTGTGGAATAGCCCTCGTCAGCGCGACGCCTACACGTGGTTCACCAATGAGTTGGCGAATCTCCGCGCCGCGTTTCGGTGGGCTGAGGAACACCGCGACCTCGACTCAGCCACCCCCATCGCCGTATACGCGGCGTTGCTCGGGACGTTCGTGGAGAACGTAGAACCCATCACCTGGGTGGAGGAGCTCGTCGAGCCCGCACGCGCCGTCGACCATCCCGGCCTGACGTCGCTGCACTTGATGGCAACTTGGTGCTGGTCGCTCGGGCGGGTCGAAGAAGCGATCCGCTACAGCGAGGCCGGTCAGAAGCTTCTTCTCAGCGGCCGCGACGCAGTGCCACCGGGCTTCGAAAGCTGGCTCGCGGGTGTGTTCAACGTGATTGGCCAAGCCGAGCGGACCGCCGCGTGGTCCCGGGAAATGCTTGCGACCCGTCCAGACCCGTACGCGTTGGCGTCGTCTAGCCTGGTTGCCGCTCTGATGGCATCCGGCGATCACGCGGAGGCAGTCGCCACGGCCAAGCGCCTAGTTCAAACCGCCGATGCCATCTCAAATCCGTGGGCGCGGACGTATGCATTTCTGGTGTACGGCATGGCCTGTTGCGATAGCGATCCCGTCAGCGCGCGAGACGCGCTGCGCAGGGGTTTCGTGATTGCTCAAGAAAGCGGCAACCGCTACAACGAATCTCACATCGCAAACGTGCTGGGACGGCTCGAGGCCTGGTACGGCGACCCCTTGACCGCGATGGGTTATCTCTCTCTGGCCATCCACAACTACCATGACTCAGGCAGTTTCACGGTGATGCGGGTACCCCTTGCCTCGCTCGCAGCATTGCTCCACCGGATCGGTCGCCACGAAAAGTGCGCAATTATCGCGGGTTACGCGTTCAGTCCCTTCGCTAAAAATTGGGTGCCTGAGCTCCGCACCGCGATCACCCAACTCCGCGAGGCCCTTGGTGACGAAACCTATGACACGCTCGCCGGCAAGGGGAAATCGATGACCGCCTCCGGCATCGCGGCGTATGCGTACGACGAAATCGACCACGTTCGAGCAGAACTCGAACGATCGAAATGA
- a CDS encoding ATP-binding protein, with protein sequence MKPPSGVVTFLFTDIEGSTRRWEADADVMRVALVAHDKVLRTAIDAHDGFLFSHTGDGVVAAFASPKAAVDAAIDAQRELELPVRMGIATGEAELRDGDYFGTVLNRAARVMAAGHGGQILVADSTASLLSGVELVSLGSRRLRDLPNPITVFQLHAPGLRTDFPPLRTIDSSLGNLRPAASRLIGRDDEVEDVVAAMRSHRLVTLAGVGGVGKTRLVLEVATVLADEFPDGVWFFELASVTDPAAVPDAVAAVLGITQQPGMTMSESIAATLEGRVRLLVFDNCEHVVDAAADLINRILEGSATVKILSTSREGLGLADERLWRVPSLAVVAAIELFTERAAREMSADESTAVEEVCRRLDGIPLAIELAASRMESMTATEMRDRLDHRFKLLVRSRRGLARHQTLRQAVSWSYDLLEEPEKTLLERCSVFAGGFDVRGACAVSGFDDADEFAILDVLDTLVRKSLLVADRSTGKTRFSMLETIRQYAEEKLIEHGKAAEASSAHAHFFADLGTDMLALWDSPRQREAYAWFAIELANLRSAFRWAADRGDLDTAAAIATCGSFLGFCVENLEPVSWAEELIEPARAVQHPRLASLYVGASLCWTVGRVDQALVYVDSGQTLLATFAANSPDAPPHGWEGALGGPYIATGQPERWAELCRTSLQRRGDNNVLIRICRSFALAFAGLVEDARAAADGLIEAAIACDNPYLHTFALANYGICLSSAGSEHDLALCRQGLALAQDSGNRYTGTILATALARLEAEPFVTVAALDHLTIVIRHWHDSGNVGGVVGPLAMLSGFLDRLGRLEAAATIAGFSCNPVSLASVPEFPATIAHLREVLGDPTYESFAGHGEAMSTAEVVAYAYEQIAQARIELERLA encoded by the coding sequence ATGAAACCGCCGTCGGGGGTCGTGACGTTCCTGTTCACCGATATCGAGGGATCGACTCGTCGGTGGGAGGCAGATGCGGACGTGATGCGGGTAGCGCTCGTTGCGCATGACAAGGTGCTACGCACCGCGATCGACGCGCATGACGGTTTTCTGTTCAGCCACACCGGCGATGGCGTGGTTGCCGCATTCGCGTCGCCAAAGGCGGCTGTCGACGCGGCAATCGACGCGCAGCGCGAGTTGGAGTTGCCGGTGCGGATGGGCATCGCGACCGGGGAAGCCGAACTGCGGGACGGTGACTACTTCGGGACAGTGCTCAACCGCGCCGCCCGGGTGATGGCCGCCGGGCATGGCGGTCAGATCTTGGTCGCAGACTCCACCGCCAGCCTGCTCAGCGGAGTAGAGCTAGTCAGCCTCGGATCTCGTCGGCTGCGAGATCTGCCGAATCCGATCACAGTGTTTCAATTGCACGCGCCTGGCTTGCGTACGGATTTCCCGCCGTTACGGACGATCGATTCCAGTCTGGGCAATCTGCGACCGGCTGCCAGTCGACTCATCGGTCGCGACGACGAAGTTGAGGACGTCGTAGCGGCGATGCGGTCGCACCGGCTTGTCACGTTGGCGGGTGTGGGCGGCGTCGGTAAGACCCGATTGGTGCTTGAGGTTGCCACAGTCCTGGCCGACGAATTTCCTGACGGCGTCTGGTTTTTCGAACTCGCTTCGGTCACCGATCCTGCGGCTGTGCCCGACGCCGTGGCCGCGGTGCTGGGCATCACGCAGCAGCCCGGCATGACGATGAGTGAGTCGATCGCAGCCACTTTGGAGGGCAGGGTTCGCCTCCTGGTCTTCGACAACTGCGAGCACGTCGTTGACGCCGCAGCGGATTTGATCAACCGCATCCTCGAGGGGTCGGCCACGGTGAAGATCCTGTCCACAAGCCGTGAGGGGCTGGGCCTCGCCGACGAGCGATTGTGGCGGGTTCCGTCATTGGCAGTCGTTGCGGCCATCGAGCTGTTCACAGAACGGGCTGCACGGGAAATGTCGGCTGACGAATCCACGGCGGTGGAAGAGGTCTGCCGCCGACTCGACGGCATCCCATTGGCGATCGAGCTGGCCGCATCGCGAATGGAGTCAATGACCGCGACCGAGATGCGCGACCGCCTCGACCACCGATTCAAGCTGCTCGTCCGCTCGCGGCGTGGACTTGCACGCCACCAGACGCTGCGGCAGGCGGTGTCATGGTCGTATGACCTCCTAGAAGAACCGGAAAAGACGTTGCTGGAACGGTGTTCGGTGTTCGCGGGTGGCTTCGACGTCCGAGGCGCTTGTGCCGTTTCAGGATTCGACGATGCCGACGAGTTCGCGATCCTTGACGTGCTCGACACGCTGGTGCGCAAGTCCTTGCTTGTCGCGGATCGATCGACCGGTAAGACCCGGTTTTCGATGCTGGAGACCATCCGCCAATATGCGGAGGAGAAACTGATCGAACATGGGAAAGCGGCCGAAGCGAGTTCGGCCCACGCCCACTTTTTCGCCGACCTCGGAACCGACATGCTCGCGCTGTGGGACAGCCCGCGCCAGCGTGAGGCATATGCCTGGTTCGCAATCGAACTCGCCAATCTGCGCAGTGCGTTCCGCTGGGCCGCCGACCGCGGTGACCTCGACACTGCTGCGGCCATCGCGACATGTGGCTCGTTTCTCGGGTTTTGCGTCGAGAACCTCGAGCCGGTTTCGTGGGCGGAAGAGCTGATCGAGCCGGCGCGTGCAGTTCAGCACCCGCGCCTGGCCAGTCTGTATGTCGGTGCATCGCTGTGCTGGACGGTGGGCCGAGTCGATCAAGCGCTCGTATACGTCGACAGCGGCCAGACCCTCTTGGCGACGTTCGCGGCGAACAGTCCGGATGCGCCGCCGCACGGCTGGGAGGGCGCCCTGGGCGGACCATACATTGCCACCGGGCAACCCGAGCGGTGGGCCGAGCTCTGCCGCACTTCGCTCCAACGCCGCGGCGACAACAACGTGCTCATTCGTATTTGCCGCTCCTTCGCGCTCGCTTTCGCCGGTCTCGTGGAGGACGCGAGAGCAGCGGCCGACGGACTGATCGAAGCGGCTATTGCCTGCGATAACCCGTACTTGCACACGTTCGCGCTCGCCAACTACGGCATCTGCTTGAGCTCAGCAGGCTCCGAACATGATCTCGCGCTCTGCCGACAGGGGTTAGCGCTCGCTCAAGACAGCGGCAATCGGTACACCGGAACGATTCTCGCGACGGCTCTGGCCCGACTCGAAGCCGAGCCGTTTGTTACCGTAGCGGCGCTCGACCACCTGACGATTGTCATTCGGCATTGGCACGACTCAGGGAATGTCGGGGGGGTGGTCGGGCCCCTCGCGATGCTCAGCGGATTCCTCGATCGCCTTGGGCGGTTAGAGGCCGCCGCGACAATAGCCGGCTTCTCGTGCAACCCCGTATCTCTGGCATCGGTGCCAGAGTTCCCCGCTACCATCGCCCACCTCCGCGAAGTGCTCGGCGATCCGACCTACGAATCGTTCGCCGGCCATGGCGAAGCGATGAGCACGGCGGAGGTTGTCGCGTATGCCTATGAGCAAATCGCCCAAGCCCGAATAGAACTCGAACGACTAGCGTGA
- the tpiA gene encoding triose-phosphate isomerase, with amino-acid sequence MSRKPLIAGNWKMNLNHFEAIALVQKIAFSLPDKYFDKVDVAVIPPFTDLRSVQTLVDGDKLRLTYGAQDVSQHDSGAYTGEISGAFLAKLGCTFVVVGHSERRTYHHEDDALVAAKAAAAFKHGLTPIICIGEQLEVREAGNHVEYNVESLRGSLAGLTAEQIGNSVIAYEPVWAIGTGRVASAADAQEVCKAIRDELGKLATPELAAGVRVLYGGSVNAKNVGEIVAQEDVDGALVGGASLDGEQFATLSAIAAGGPLP; translated from the coding sequence GTGAGCCGTAAGCCCCTGATCGCCGGCAACTGGAAGATGAACCTCAACCATTTCGAGGCGATCGCGCTCGTCCAAAAGATCGCGTTCTCGCTGCCGGACAAATATTTCGACAAGGTCGACGTTGCGGTGATTCCACCGTTCACCGACCTGCGCAGCGTGCAGACCCTTGTCGACGGCGACAAGCTGCGGCTGACCTACGGAGCGCAGGACGTGTCTCAGCACGACTCCGGCGCCTACACGGGTGAGATCAGCGGTGCGTTTTTGGCCAAGTTGGGCTGCACTTTCGTGGTCGTCGGCCATTCGGAGCGGCGCACCTACCACCACGAGGACGACGCACTGGTTGCGGCGAAAGCCGCCGCCGCGTTCAAGCACGGGCTCACTCCGATCATCTGCATCGGCGAGCAGCTCGAGGTCCGCGAGGCAGGCAACCACGTCGAATACAACGTCGAGTCGCTGCGCGGCTCGCTGGCAGGGCTGACGGCCGAGCAGATTGGCAACTCCGTGATCGCTTATGAGCCGGTATGGGCCATCGGCACCGGGCGGGTGGCCAGTGCGGCCGATGCACAGGAGGTCTGCAAGGCCATCCGCGACGAGCTGGGCAAGCTGGCGACACCGGAACTGGCCGCCGGCGTCCGGGTGCTCTACGGCGGTTCCGTCAACGCCAAGAACGTCGGCGAGATCGTCGCGCAGGAAGACGTAGACGGCGCATTGGTCGGCGGAGCGTCGCTGGACGGCGAGCAATTCGCCACGTTGTCGGCCATTGCGGCCGGCGGGCCCCTGCCCTGA
- the secG gene encoding preprotein translocase subunit SecG yields the protein MELALQITLVVTSVLVVLLVLLHRAKGGGLSTLFGGGVQSSLSGSTVVEKNLDRLTLFVTGIWLVSIIGVALMIKYT from the coding sequence ATGGAATTGGCCCTGCAGATAACCCTGGTCGTGACCAGTGTGCTGGTTGTGCTCCTGGTCCTGCTGCACCGCGCGAAGGGCGGTGGCTTGTCCACGCTGTTCGGCGGTGGCGTCCAGTCCAGCCTGTCGGGATCGACCGTTGTCGAGAAGAACCTCGACCGCCTGACGCTGTTCGTGACCGGCATCTGGCTGGTCTCGATCATCGGCGTCGCGCTGATGATCAAGTACACGTAG
- a CDS encoding phosphoglycerate kinase: MAIKTLDDLLAEGVSGRGVLVRSDLNVPLDDDGDITDPGRIIASVPTLQALSDAGAKVIVTAHLGRPKGGPDPQFSLAPVAKALGDKLGRHVPLAGDVVGTDALARAEGLTDGDLLLLENIRFDPRETSKDDAERLTLAKQLVELVGDDGAFVSDGFGVVHRKQASVYDVATLLPHYAGTLVAAEVKVLEQLTSSTERPYAVVLGGSKVSDKLAVIENLATKADSIVIGGGMCFTFLASQGVSVGKSLLEEGMIDTCRKLLEDYGDVIHVPVDIVVADEFKADSPSEIVAADRIPEDKMGLDVGPGSVDRFTTLLSNAKTVFWNGPMGVFEFPAFAAGTKGVAEAIIAATGKGAFSVVGGGDSAAAVRQLGLPEDGFSHISTGGGASLEYLEGKTLPGIEVLDD, from the coding sequence GTGGCTATCAAGACACTCGACGACCTACTCGCAGAAGGGGTTTCGGGCCGGGGCGTACTTGTGCGCTCAGACCTGAACGTCCCACTGGACGATGACGGTGACATCACGGACCCGGGCCGCATCATCGCCTCGGTGCCGACGCTGCAGGCGCTGTCCGACGCCGGTGCCAAGGTCATCGTCACCGCGCACCTCGGCAGGCCAAAGGGCGGCCCGGACCCGCAGTTCTCGCTCGCGCCGGTCGCAAAGGCGTTGGGGGACAAGCTCGGTCGGCACGTTCCGCTGGCCGGAGACGTCGTCGGAACCGACGCGTTAGCCCGCGCCGAAGGCCTGACTGACGGCGACCTCCTGCTGCTGGAGAACATTCGCTTCGACCCTCGCGAAACCAGCAAGGACGACGCCGAGCGACTGACACTGGCCAAGCAGCTCGTCGAATTGGTTGGAGACGACGGCGCTTTCGTCTCCGACGGCTTCGGCGTGGTGCACCGTAAGCAGGCATCGGTCTACGACGTCGCAACGCTGCTGCCGCACTATGCGGGCACGCTGGTGGCCGCCGAGGTCAAAGTTCTCGAGCAGCTGACCAGCTCGACCGAGCGGCCGTACGCGGTGGTGCTCGGCGGCTCGAAGGTGTCGGACAAACTGGCGGTCATCGAGAACCTCGCCACCAAGGCCGACAGCATCGTCATCGGCGGCGGCATGTGCTTCACCTTCCTTGCCTCACAAGGTGTTTCGGTGGGTAAGTCGCTGCTCGAAGAGGGCATGATCGACACCTGCCGCAAGCTGCTCGAGGACTACGGCGACGTGATCCACGTGCCAGTCGACATCGTCGTCGCCGACGAGTTCAAGGCCGATTCGCCCTCGGAGATCGTTGCGGCTGACCGCATTCCGGAGGACAAGATGGGCCTGGACGTCGGGCCTGGTTCGGTCGACCGGTTCACCACGCTGCTGTCCAACGCCAAGACGGTGTTCTGGAACGGCCCGATGGGCGTCTTCGAGTTCCCCGCGTTCGCGGCGGGCACGAAGGGCGTTGCTGAGGCGATCATCGCCGCGACCGGCAAAGGCGCGTTCAGCGTCGTCGGCGGCGGCGACTCGGCCGCAGCGGTGCGCCAGCTCGGCCTGCCCGAGGACGGCTTCTCCCACATTTCCACCGGTGGCGGTGCCTCGCTGGAATACCTTGAGGGCAAAACACTGCCCGGCATTGAAGTGCTGGACGACTGA
- the whiA gene encoding DNA-binding protein WhiA: MTAEVKDELSRLAVNSVSARRAEVASLLRFAGGLHIVSGRVVVEAEVDLGIIARRLRKDIYDLYGYNAVVHVLSASGIRKSTRYVVRVAKDGEALARQTGLLDLRGRPVRGLPAQVVGGSVADAEAAWRGAFLAHGSLTEPGRSSALEVSCPGPEAALALVGAARRLGVSAKAREVRGSDRVVVRDGEAIGALLTRMGAQDTRLTWEERRMRREVRATANRLANFDDANLRRSARAAVAAAARVERALQILGDTVPDHLAAAGKLRVEHRQASLEELGRLADPPMTKDAVAGRIRRLLSMADRKAKQDGIPDTESAVTPDLLEDA, encoded by the coding sequence ATGACGGCCGAGGTCAAGGACGAGCTGAGCCGGCTGGCGGTCAACTCCGTGAGCGCCCGTCGTGCCGAGGTGGCGTCCTTGCTGCGCTTTGCGGGCGGCCTGCACATCGTGTCCGGACGCGTGGTGGTGGAGGCCGAGGTCGACCTCGGGATCATCGCAAGACGGCTGCGCAAGGACATCTACGACCTGTACGGCTACAACGCGGTGGTGCACGTGCTCTCAGCCAGCGGCATCCGCAAGAGCACGCGCTACGTGGTGCGGGTGGCCAAAGACGGGGAAGCGTTGGCCAGGCAAACAGGCCTGCTCGATCTGCGCGGCCGACCGGTGCGAGGACTTCCCGCGCAGGTGGTCGGCGGTAGCGTCGCTGATGCCGAAGCCGCTTGGCGCGGAGCGTTTTTGGCGCACGGTTCGCTGACCGAACCAGGCCGGTCGTCAGCGCTGGAGGTCAGTTGTCCGGGGCCGGAGGCGGCGCTGGCTTTGGTTGGCGCGGCGCGACGGTTGGGGGTTAGCGCTAAGGCGCGTGAGGTTCGCGGCAGTGACCGCGTCGTGGTGCGCGATGGCGAGGCCATCGGGGCGTTGCTGACGCGAATGGGCGCCCAGGACACCCGGCTGACGTGGGAAGAGCGCCGGATGCGCCGCGAGGTGCGGGCGACGGCGAATCGGCTGGCCAACTTCGACGACGCCAATCTGCGGCGGTCAGCGCGCGCGGCGGTGGCGGCGGCGGCCCGGGTGGAGCGGGCTCTGCAGATCCTCGGCGACACCGTGCCCGATCATCTGGCCGCAGCGGGGAAGCTGCGCGTCGAGCACCGGCAGGCGTCGCTGGAGGAGCTGGGTCGGCTTGCTGATCCGCCGATGACGAAAGATGCTGTGGCAGGCCGGATTCGACGCTTGCTGTCGATGGCCGACCGTAAGGCCAAGCAGGACGGCATTCCCGATACCGAGTCTGCCGTCACGCCTGATCTACTCGAGGACGCCTAG
- a CDS encoding ABC transporter substrate-binding protein, with product METLRVGAAFPDPPFNGMPDNSGLDIDLMSAIAEALGATVEFVPYLGADFNGIFDALGSEYDCVAAGTTVTPDREKKAKFVAPYLISGQSLAVDTTRLPDVTSIDDLTCLTIGVQQGNTSQPIADQLVAHGKAARVRVYDYGSIQTALTDLTTGGCDAFMKLAPVLTELVKLIAGVEVVQRGISVENIAIAVPLDDQALLSRISVAQAELEADGTLPRIRQKWLGRPDADQSTAIH from the coding sequence ATGGAGACACTGAGGGTCGGCGCGGCGTTCCCCGATCCGCCCTTCAACGGCATGCCGGACAATTCAGGGCTCGACATCGACCTGATGTCCGCGATTGCCGAAGCCCTCGGCGCCACAGTCGAATTCGTTCCGTACCTAGGAGCGGATTTCAACGGTATTTTCGACGCACTCGGTTCCGAGTACGACTGTGTGGCCGCAGGCACCACCGTCACACCTGACCGCGAAAAGAAAGCCAAATTCGTCGCGCCCTATCTCATCTCTGGGCAATCCCTCGCAGTCGACACCACCCGGCTACCGGACGTCACCTCGATCGATGACCTCACGTGTCTGACCATCGGCGTCCAACAGGGCAACACCAGCCAGCCGATCGCCGACCAACTCGTCGCCCACGGCAAGGCCGCAAGAGTCCGCGTCTACGACTACGGCTCCATCCAAACCGCGCTGACCGACCTGACCACCGGCGGCTGCGATGCGTTCATGAAGCTCGCGCCAGTCCTCACCGAACTGGTCAAGCTGATCGCCGGCGTCGAGGTCGTCCAGCGCGGCATTTCCGTCGAGAACATCGCGATCGCCGTCCCGCTGGATGACCAGGCCCTGCTCAGCAGAATCTCGGTCGCCCAGGCCGAGCTCGAAGCCGACGGCACCCTGCCGCGAATCCGTCAGAAATGGCTGGGCAGACCCGACGCGGACCAGAGCACGGCCATCCATTGA
- the gap gene encoding type I glyceraldehyde-3-phosphate dehydrogenase: MTIRVGVNGFGRIGRNFYRALAAQKAEGKSTDIEIIAVNDLTDNASLAHLLKFDSILGRLPEDVSLEGDDTIVVGSTKIKSLEVKEGPAALPWGDLGVDVVVESTGIFTNAAKAKGHLDAGAKKVIISAPATDEDITIVIGVNDDKYDGSQNIISNASCTTNCLGPLAKVLNDEFGVVKGLMTTIHAYTQDQNLQDGPHKDLRRARAAALNIVPTSTGAAKAIGLVLPELKGKLDGYALRVPIPTGSVTDLTVELKKSASVEEINAAYKAAAEGPLKGILKYYDAPIVSSDIVTDPHSSIYDSGLTKVIDNQAKVVSWYDNEWGYSNRLVDLVALVGKSL; the protein is encoded by the coding sequence GTGACCATCCGGGTTGGCGTTAACGGCTTCGGCCGCATTGGACGCAACTTCTACCGGGCCCTCGCGGCGCAAAAGGCCGAGGGCAAGAGCACCGACATCGAGATCATCGCGGTCAACGACCTCACCGATAACGCCAGCTTGGCGCACCTGCTGAAGTTCGACTCGATCCTGGGCCGCCTGCCCGAGGACGTCAGCCTCGAGGGCGACGACACGATCGTCGTCGGCAGCACCAAGATCAAGTCGCTCGAGGTCAAGGAAGGCCCCGCCGCCCTGCCCTGGGGCGACCTGGGCGTCGACGTGGTCGTCGAGTCCACCGGTATCTTCACCAACGCCGCCAAGGCCAAGGGCCACCTGGACGCCGGTGCGAAGAAGGTCATCATCTCCGCACCCGCCACCGATGAGGACATCACGATCGTCATCGGCGTCAACGACGACAAGTACGACGGCAGCCAGAACATCATCTCCAACGCCTCGTGCACCACGAACTGCCTCGGCCCGCTGGCCAAGGTCCTCAACGACGAGTTCGGTGTGGTCAAGGGCCTGATGACGACGATCCACGCCTACACCCAGGACCAGAACCTGCAGGACGGCCCGCACAAGGACCTGCGCCGCGCCCGCGCCGCCGCGCTGAACATCGTGCCGACCTCCACCGGTGCCGCCAAGGCCATCGGCCTGGTGCTGCCCGAACTCAAGGGCAAGCTCGACGGCTACGCGCTGCGCGTGCCGATCCCAACCGGCTCCGTGACCGACCTGACTGTGGAGCTGAAGAAGTCGGCCAGCGTCGAGGAGATCAACGCCGCCTACAAGGCCGCAGCCGAGGGCCCACTGAAGGGGATCCTGAAGTACTACGACGCGCCGATCGTGTCGAGTGACATCGTCACCGACCCGCACAGCTCGATCTACGACTCGGGGTTGACCAAGGTCATCGACAACCAGGCCAAGGTCGTCTCCTGGTACGACAACGAGTGGGGTTACTCGAACCGACTCGTCGATCTGGTCGCGCTGGTCGGCAAGTCCCTGTAG